A genomic segment from Neobacillus sp. YX16 encodes:
- a CDS encoding DUF6171 family protein produces MTEKSLCKGCTESVMVTEEVIQELVKETEEDLSVIVSDDVYEARLKSCTSCPALQYGTTCAHSGSLVRYRAKFKNKACPLAANPKWEKVS; encoded by the coding sequence GTGACTGAAAAGAGTCTATGTAAAGGCTGCACCGAAAGTGTAATGGTAACGGAAGAGGTCATCCAGGAACTTGTGAAAGAAACCGAGGAAGATTTGTCTGTTATTGTGTCCGATGATGTCTACGAAGCAAGATTAAAGAGTTGTACTTCATGTCCGGCCCTGCAATATGGGACCACTTGTGCTCATAGCGGATCCCTTGTCCGCTATCGGGCCAAATTTAAAAACAAAGCATGCCCGTTGGCAGCGAATCCAAAGTGGGAAAAGGTTAGCTAG
- a CDS encoding alpha-N-arabinofuranosidase: MSNNVIVNADITKGKINKNIYGHFAEHLGRCIYEGIWVGEDSSIPNTKGIRNDVLAALKNIKVPVLRWPGGCFADEYHWKDGIGPKENRKRMVNTHWGGVVENNHFGTHEFMMLCELLECEPYICGNVGSGTVQEMSEWVEYMTFEGESPMANWRRENGKDEPWKLKYFGVGNENWGCGGNMRPEYYADLYRRYQTYVRNYGGNKIYKIAGGANVDDYNWTEVLMKNAHWLMDGLSLHYYTIPGDFWLGKGSAVDFPEDEWFITMKKALHMDELITKHSTIMDKYDPEKRVGMIIDEWGTWFDVEPGTNPGFLFQQNTIRDALVAGLHFNIFHNHADRVQMTNIAQTVNVLQAMILTEGEQMILTPTYHVFDMYKVHQDAQVLAVDSTFGTYENNGVTLPQVTVSASKNTEGKVHVSLCNIDHKNEAIIDLDLRGVNAADSKVSGTILTANSMNAHNTFEQPDVVKPAAFTGVTVENNKLVIKLPAMSVVTLVIE, translated from the coding sequence ATGTCAAATAATGTCATTGTGAACGCAGATATTACAAAAGGAAAAATAAATAAGAATATTTATGGTCATTTTGCTGAACATCTCGGCAGATGTATCTATGAAGGAATTTGGGTAGGCGAGGATTCTTCTATTCCAAACACAAAAGGAATTCGAAATGATGTCTTAGCTGCATTAAAGAATATTAAAGTTCCTGTCCTTCGCTGGCCAGGCGGGTGCTTTGCAGACGAATATCACTGGAAAGATGGCATTGGTCCAAAAGAAAATCGTAAGCGTATGGTTAATACACATTGGGGCGGCGTTGTAGAAAACAATCACTTTGGAACACATGAATTTATGATGTTATGTGAATTGTTAGAGTGTGAGCCATACATTTGTGGAAACGTAGGAAGCGGTACTGTTCAGGAAATGTCTGAATGGGTTGAATATATGACATTTGAAGGCGAATCTCCAATGGCAAATTGGCGTCGGGAAAATGGCAAAGACGAACCATGGAAACTAAAATATTTTGGAGTAGGGAATGAAAACTGGGGCTGCGGAGGAAATATGCGTCCTGAATATTATGCAGACCTTTATCGACGTTACCAAACCTATGTAAGAAATTATGGCGGCAACAAGATTTATAAAATTGCTGGCGGTGCGAACGTTGATGACTATAACTGGACCGAAGTGCTAATGAAAAATGCACATTGGCTAATGGATGGCTTAAGCCTCCACTATTACACCATTCCTGGAGACTTCTGGCTTGGAAAAGGATCTGCAGTGGATTTCCCTGAAGATGAATGGTTTATCACGATGAAAAAGGCACTACATATGGATGAATTAATTACAAAACACAGCACGATTATGGATAAATATGATCCAGAAAAACGTGTTGGAATGATTATTGATGAATGGGGAACTTGGTTTGATGTAGAACCAGGAACGAACCCAGGATTCCTTTTTCAACAAAATACAATTCGTGACGCTCTAGTTGCAGGTTTACATTTTAATATCTTCCACAATCATGCAGACCGCGTTCAAATGACAAATATTGCTCAAACCGTTAATGTCTTGCAGGCAATGATTCTTACTGAAGGAGAGCAGATGATTCTAACTCCAACATACCATGTATTTGATATGTACAAAGTACACCAGGATGCGCAAGTGTTGGCTGTAGATTCAACATTTGGAACCTATGAAAACAATGGGGTTACGTTACCACAAGTAACGGTATCAGCATCTAAAAATACAGAAGGCAAAGTTCACGTCAGCTTATGTAACATTGATCATAAAAATGAAGCAATTATTGATTTAGATCTACGTGGTGTAAATGCGGCGGATTCAAAGGTATCTGGCACCATCCTTACTGCAAATAGTATGAATGCTCATAACACTTTTGAACAGCCAGATGTTGTTAAACCAGCTGCGTTCACTGGAGTGACCGTTGAAAACAACAAATTAGTTATCAAACTTCCAGCTATGTCAGTCGTTACCTTAGTGATTGAATAG
- the araA gene encoding L-arabinose isomerase, giving the protein MLTTKAYEYWFVTGSQLLYGEDVLRAVEENSKTIVNGLDDDSAVPYKLVFKSVVKDSDAIRKLILEANADENCAGIITWMHTFSPSKMWIAGLAALQKPLLHLATQFNRDIPWDSIDMDFMNLNQSAHGDREHGFIHSRMNIKRKVVVGHWESPEVRERIGSWMRTAAAFAESKNLKVARFGDNMRQVAVTEGDKVEAQIKFGWTVNGYGVGDLVQKMNEVTDQELDQLLAEYEELYDILPEGLAEGPVRDSIRYQARIELGMKAFLTEGNYTAFTTTFEDLHGMHQLPGLAVQRLMEQGYGFAGEGDWKTAALVRLMKIIAGNEETSFMEDYTYHFEPGNEMVLGAHMLEVCPTISATRPKIEVHPLGIGGKEDPARIVFDGKGGSALNASIIDLGHRFRLLVNEVDAVQPEKEMPNLPVARVLWKTQPSLSQAVENWIQAGGAHHTGYSTKVTTEQLRDFAELAGIEMVVINNDTNTHAFNNELRWNDLIYR; this is encoded by the coding sequence TTGTTAACTACAAAAGCGTATGAATATTGGTTTGTCACTGGAAGTCAATTACTCTATGGAGAAGATGTACTAAGAGCAGTAGAAGAAAATTCAAAAACGATTGTGAATGGTCTGGACGATGACTCAGCTGTTCCTTATAAACTCGTATTCAAATCCGTTGTAAAAGATTCAGATGCGATTCGTAAATTGATTTTAGAAGCAAATGCAGATGAAAATTGTGCAGGTATTATTACTTGGATGCACACCTTCTCACCATCAAAAATGTGGATTGCAGGACTAGCTGCACTTCAAAAACCACTATTACATCTAGCTACTCAATTTAATCGTGATATTCCATGGGATTCCATTGATATGGATTTTATGAACTTAAACCAATCTGCACATGGTGACCGTGAGCATGGTTTTATCCACAGCCGCATGAATATTAAGCGTAAGGTAGTGGTTGGACACTGGGAAAGTCCTGAAGTAAGAGAGCGCATTGGCAGCTGGATGCGTACTGCAGCAGCGTTTGCAGAAAGCAAAAACCTCAAAGTAGCAAGATTTGGCGATAATATGCGTCAGGTAGCAGTAACAGAAGGTGACAAAGTCGAAGCACAAATTAAATTTGGCTGGACTGTTAATGGATATGGTGTGGGTGACTTAGTTCAAAAAATGAATGAGGTAACTGACCAAGAATTAGATCAGCTTTTAGCTGAATATGAAGAGCTTTATGATATTTTGCCTGAAGGTCTAGCGGAAGGTCCAGTGAGGGACTCTATTCGATATCAAGCTAGAATTGAACTAGGAATGAAAGCTTTCTTAACAGAAGGAAACTATACAGCATTTACGACAACTTTTGAAGATTTACATGGTATGCATCAGCTGCCAGGTCTTGCTGTTCAACGTTTAATGGAACAGGGCTATGGCTTCGCTGGAGAAGGTGACTGGAAAACGGCCGCATTAGTTAGATTAATGAAAATTATTGCTGGTAACGAAGAGACGTCCTTCATGGAAGACTATACGTATCATTTTGAGCCAGGAAATGAAATGGTACTGGGTGCCCATATGCTTGAGGTATGTCCTACAATTTCAGCAACACGTCCTAAAATTGAGGTTCATCCGCTTGGAATCGGCGGCAAAGAAGACCCTGCGAGAATCGTGTTTGATGGAAAAGGCGGCTCTGCATTAAATGCATCGATTATCGACCTTGGACATCGTTTCCGTTTACTTGTGAATGAAGTTGATGCTGTACAGCCAGAGAAAGAAATGCCAAACCTTCCTGTAGCGAGGGTTTTATGGAAGACACAGCCATCCTTAAGTCAAGCTGTTGAGAATTGGATTCAGGCTGGAGGAGCTCACCATACTGGCTACTCTACTAAAGTAACAACTGAACAATTAAGAGATTTTGCTGAATTAGCTGGTATTGAAATGGTAGTAATCAATAACGATACTAACACTCATGCCTTCAATAATGAACTGCGCTGGAACGACCTTATTTACCGTTAA
- the araD gene encoding L-ribulose-5-phosphate 4-epimerase, producing the protein MLEKLKKDVLEANLQLPKHGLVTFTWGNVSGIDRDQGLVVIKPSGVPYEELTLEDMVVVDLEGNIIEGTKRPSSDTPTHLSLYRSFQHVGGIVHTHSPWATAWAQAGRSIPALGTTHADYYYGEIPCTRTLTKDEIKMAYELETGNVIIETFETGGIDPLAMPGVLVSNHAPFCWGKDANQAVHNAVVLEEVAKMALHTFQLNSQIEPIDQFLLDKHYLRKHGVNAYYGQK; encoded by the coding sequence ATGTTAGAAAAATTGAAAAAAGATGTTTTGGAAGCTAATTTACAGCTTCCAAAACATGGACTTGTTACGTTTACATGGGGAAATGTTAGTGGAATTGATCGTGATCAAGGACTCGTAGTTATTAAACCCAGCGGTGTTCCATATGAAGAACTAACACTAGAGGATATGGTGGTAGTAGATTTGGAAGGAAACATCATCGAAGGAACAAAGCGTCCTTCTTCTGATACGCCAACACATCTTTCACTTTATCGCTCCTTTCAACATGTAGGTGGAATTGTACATACACATTCACCTTGGGCAACTGCTTGGGCACAGGCAGGTCGTTCCATTCCTGCTTTAGGTACAACTCATGCAGATTATTACTATGGTGAAATACCTTGCACACGCACATTAACAAAAGATGAAATAAAGATGGCATATGAGTTGGAAACAGGCAATGTCATTATTGAAACATTTGAAACTGGAGGTATTGATCCGTTAGCAATGCCAGGTGTACTCGTTTCAAATCATGCACCATTTTGTTGGGGGAAAGATGCCAATCAGGCTGTCCACAATGCAGTGGTACTTGAAGAAGTAGCCAAAATGGCCCTTCATACATTCCAATTAAACTCACAAATAGAACCGATTGATCAATTTTTGTTAGATAAGCACTATCTTCGCAAGCACGGTGTGAATGCCTACTATGGTCAAAAATAG
- the araB gene encoding ribulokinase — MTKYSIGVDYGTQSGRAVLVEVGTGREVATAVKEYTHGVMDEFLPDGKTKLEHDWALQHPADYLEVLEITIPEVLTKAQISAEDVIGLGIDFTACTVLPIDKNGAPLCFQPELSSNPHSYVKLWKHHAAQDEANRLNEIAEARGEKFLARYGGKISSEWMIPKVWQILNEAPEIYDGADQILEATDWVISQLTGEITRNSCTAGYKAIWHKQDGYPSQDFFKALDSRLENVVEEKLSTKIFPIGAKAGEITEKAAKLTGLKPGTAVAVANVDAHVAVPAVGITEPGKLLMIMGTSTCHILLGEEEKVVPGMCGVVEDGVIPGYMGYEAGQSCVGDHFEWFTENCVPTSYQEEANARGINIHQLLTEKASKLQVGESGLLALDWWNGNRSTLVDADLTGVLLGATLLTKPEEIYRALIEATAYGTRMIVETFRNNGVPVNEVFAAGGIAEKNTMMMQIYSDVLDMDIKISASSQTPALGSAMFGAVAAGKDRGGYDSITDAAKDMGRVKDYIYQPIKSNADVYNQLFNEYARLYDYFGRGENNVMKTLKKIKKDSSLEKTEETVC; from the coding sequence ATGACCAAATATTCGATTGGTGTAGATTATGGAACACAATCAGGAAGAGCGGTACTTGTTGAAGTAGGAACAGGGAGAGAGGTTGCTACAGCTGTTAAGGAATATACACATGGGGTAATGGATGAGTTTTTACCAGATGGAAAAACAAAGTTGGAACACGATTGGGCTTTGCAGCATCCAGCTGATTATCTGGAAGTCTTAGAAATTACAATTCCAGAAGTATTAACAAAAGCACAAATTTCAGCAGAAGATGTTATTGGATTAGGAATAGATTTTACTGCTTGTACGGTCCTGCCGATTGATAAAAATGGAGCACCTTTATGTTTTCAACCAGAACTAAGCAGCAATCCTCACAGCTATGTAAAGCTATGGAAACACCATGCGGCACAAGACGAAGCAAATCGTTTAAATGAAATTGCTGAAGCACGTGGGGAAAAGTTCTTAGCTCGCTATGGCGGAAAAATTTCATCTGAATGGATGATTCCAAAAGTTTGGCAAATTTTAAATGAAGCACCAGAAATTTATGATGGTGCAGATCAAATACTTGAAGCAACTGATTGGGTTATTTCTCAATTAACGGGAGAAATCACCCGTAACAGCTGTACAGCTGGTTACAAAGCAATTTGGCATAAGCAAGATGGTTATCCATCACAGGATTTCTTTAAGGCGCTTGATTCCCGTTTGGAGAATGTAGTAGAAGAAAAATTATCAACAAAGATATTCCCGATTGGTGCGAAAGCCGGAGAAATAACTGAAAAAGCAGCAAAGTTAACAGGTTTGAAACCTGGTACCGCAGTTGCTGTAGCGAATGTAGACGCTCATGTAGCTGTTCCAGCAGTAGGAATTACCGAGCCGGGGAAATTGTTAATGATTATGGGTACCTCAACCTGCCACATACTGCTTGGGGAAGAAGAAAAAGTAGTACCAGGTATGTGTGGTGTCGTTGAAGATGGTGTAATTCCTGGATACATGGGATATGAAGCAGGGCAATCCTGTGTAGGCGACCACTTTGAATGGTTTACAGAAAACTGTGTACCAACAAGCTATCAAGAAGAAGCAAATGCTAGAGGAATTAATATTCACCAGCTATTAACCGAAAAAGCTAGCAAACTACAAGTGGGTGAAAGTGGACTTTTAGCATTAGATTGGTGGAACGGCAATCGTTCTACTCTTGTTGACGCTGACCTGACTGGAGTATTGTTAGGCGCTACATTACTAACGAAACCAGAAGAAATCTACCGGGCATTAATCGAAGCGACAGCTTATGGCACTAGGATGATTGTAGAGACTTTCAGAAACAATGGAGTGCCAGTAAACGAAGTATTCGCAGCTGGAGGCATTGCTGAAAAAAATACAATGATGATGCAAATTTACTCAGATGTATTAGATATGGATATTAAAATTTCTGCTTCATCTCAAACACCTGCACTAGGCTCTGCCATGTTCGGTGCAGTTGCAGCAGGAAAAGACCGCGGTGGCTACGATAGTATTACGGATGCTGCAAAGGATATGGGCCGAGTAAAAGATTATATCTATCAACCTATTAAATCTAACGCAGACGTATATAATCAGCTTTTCAATGAGTATGCCCGTTTATATGATTACTTTGGACGCGGCGAAAACAATGTAATGAAGACATTGAAAAAAATTAAGAAGGATAGCTCCTTAGAGAAAACGGAGGAGACAGTATGTTAG
- a CDS encoding arabinan endo-1,5-alpha-L-arabinosidase: MKRKTKLILFSLGVFIILISSVLVGFKLMQPKFNDFSGIKFPSPPARELIQNVNTDILYKEKEWTTNFTHDGAIIKAADWYYVFSTDYMVGAPPTPGIQIRKSKDLIHWEFVGRVFDHVSTEGLEWTKGNTFWAPAVIEMNNKFYLYYSVSEVGKRNSYIGMATSASIEGPWEDKGVVFKSREGDNYTVNAIDPDIIFDKQGQPWMVYGSYFGGIFISKINKNTGKLENPADEGTLIAQRKNMSFGIEGPEIIYNPDTDYYYLTVSYEWLEDTYNVRAARSKSITGPYLDYNEKDMVDSTDESFNTGNKLVGSYAFDNDEGWQGTGHNGLLETDGEYFLIHNARAVEDIYWSHLHVRKIVWTEDGWPVVSPERFAGETEQKISEENIIGNWEHILLPRYDDSLQASKQIQLLKNGRIKDDEKSSWKLTGENLLKLYIYNPDAAPDSYSTYNLKVIPAWDWENWNGTLVFTGMDQDGTVLWGKKSWKSKSFNK, encoded by the coding sequence ATGAAACGGAAAACAAAATTAATACTCTTCAGCTTAGGAGTATTTATCATTTTGATTTCGTCTGTACTGGTTGGGTTTAAATTAATGCAGCCGAAATTTAATGATTTTTCAGGAATTAAATTTCCTTCTCCACCGGCACGGGAGCTAATTCAAAATGTAAACACTGATATTCTTTACAAGGAAAAGGAATGGACGACAAATTTTACTCATGATGGTGCAATTATTAAAGCGGCTGATTGGTACTATGTTTTCTCTACGGACTATATGGTGGGAGCTCCTCCTACTCCAGGGATTCAGATTAGAAAATCAAAGGACCTAATACATTGGGAGTTTGTTGGGAGAGTTTTTGATCATGTTTCAACTGAAGGGTTGGAATGGACGAAAGGAAATACCTTCTGGGCACCTGCCGTAATTGAAATGAATAATAAGTTTTATTTATATTATTCAGTTTCCGAGGTTGGTAAAAGAAACTCTTATATCGGGATGGCGACGAGTGCTTCGATAGAAGGACCGTGGGAGGATAAAGGAGTGGTTTTCAAAAGTCGGGAGGGTGATAATTATACAGTTAATGCTATTGACCCTGATATTATATTCGATAAGCAGGGGCAGCCATGGATGGTTTATGGGTCGTATTTCGGAGGAATCTTCATTTCGAAGATCAATAAGAATACCGGGAAATTAGAAAATCCAGCGGATGAAGGGACACTTATTGCTCAAAGAAAAAATATGAGCTTTGGAATCGAAGGTCCAGAGATAATATATAACCCTGATACAGATTACTATTATTTAACTGTTTCTTACGAATGGTTAGAAGATACGTACAATGTCAGAGCTGCTAGATCTAAAAGTATCACAGGTCCATATTTGGACTATAACGAAAAAGATATGGTGGACAGTACAGATGAGTCATTTAATACCGGAAATAAATTAGTAGGTTCTTATGCCTTTGATAACGATGAAGGCTGGCAAGGGACAGGTCATAATGGGTTACTCGAAACAGATGGGGAATATTTCCTCATTCATAATGCCAGAGCGGTTGAAGATATCTATTGGTCACATTTACATGTTCGAAAGATAGTTTGGACAGAAGATGGATGGCCAGTAGTTTCCCCTGAAAGGTTTGCAGGTGAAACCGAACAGAAAATTAGTGAAGAAAATATCATTGGGAATTGGGAACATATTTTACTTCCACGATATGATGATAGTTTACAAGCCTCAAAGCAAATTCAATTGCTGAAAAATGGAAGGATTAAGGATGACGAAAAGAGCAGCTGGAAATTAACGGGTGAGAATCTATTAAAGCTTTACATTTACAATCCGGATGCTGCTCCTGACAGTTATTCAACATATAACCTGAAGGTGATTCCAGCCTGGGATTGGGAGAATTGGAATGGGACGTTAGTTTTTACTGGTATGGATCAAGATGGAACCGTCCTCTGGGGCAAAAAAAGCTGGAAAAGTAAATCATTTAATAAATGA
- a CDS encoding carbohydrate ABC transporter permease, producing the protein MSEKKKNRITSIFVFAFLSVGAIFMVAPLLWMFSTSLKSKEDVFALPPVWIPETISFAKYAEIWSMGPLLSGISNSLIVAISVTIIGTFTSSLAAFAFAKLQFRGKNKIFLLLFASVMIPYPVIMIPQFIMFSSVGWIDSLLPLIIPGLFGNIFMIFFLRQYLSSIPTSIIEAAKIDGCSYFQIFYKIIFPLIKPAVAAQLILWFMGIWNDYLGPILYLNSPEKQTLQLVIANFNASYAIQSDYPLIMAASVIALLPMLIVFIVFQKQIIESIAISGVKG; encoded by the coding sequence ATGTCTGAAAAGAAAAAAAATAGAATTACAAGTATCTTTGTTTTTGCTTTTCTAAGTGTAGGAGCTATCTTCATGGTGGCACCGCTGCTATGGATGTTTTCAACTTCACTTAAATCAAAAGAAGATGTATTTGCCTTACCTCCAGTATGGATTCCTGAAACGATCTCTTTTGCTAAGTATGCTGAAATCTGGTCTATGGGGCCGTTGTTATCAGGTATTAGTAATAGCTTAATCGTTGCGATATCGGTGACCATTATTGGAACATTCACATCCAGCTTAGCTGCCTTTGCTTTTGCAAAGCTGCAGTTCCGCGGAAAAAATAAAATATTTTTACTATTATTTGCATCTGTAATGATTCCGTATCCTGTCATTATGATTCCACAGTTCATCATGTTTTCTTCTGTGGGATGGATTGATAGTTTATTACCATTAATCATTCCAGGATTGTTTGGTAACATATTCATGATTTTCTTCTTACGACAGTATTTATCAAGTATTCCTACATCTATTATAGAAGCGGCAAAGATCGATGGGTGCTCTTATTTTCAAATCTTTTACAAAATTATCTTTCCGTTGATTAAGCCTGCTGTTGCTGCACAGTTAATCTTGTGGTTCATGGGAATTTGGAATGATTACTTAGGTCCAATCCTGTACTTGAATTCTCCAGAAAAACAAACACTGCAGCTAGTTATTGCAAACTTTAACGCGTCATATGCAATCCAAAGTGATTACCCGTTAATTATGGCGGCTTCTGTCATTGCGTTATTGCCAATGTTGATTGTGTTTATTGTCTTCCAAAAGCAAATCATCGAATCAATTGCTATTTCAGGTGTAAAAGGTTAA
- a CDS encoding sugar ABC transporter permease, protein MKATSKLYRTEQRNAYIFIAAPVIGFLIFAMAPLIYSIYGAFTDWDGLGQMNFIGLENFINVFQDEYFYKSMFNTIYMMLGIPIGIVLALLLALALNRGIPGTNTFRVLYYIPVVSSIAAISILWQWAYNGDYGLVNQFLALFGIEGPNWLQNTSTVKPALIIMAVWKGLGYTMLLYLAALQSVPKSFYEAAKLDGANAFQAFWHITLPMVKPVTFFIIVTNIIGGAQIFTEINVMTPTGGPEYSSASVVFYVWQKAFGNFQLGYASAMALILGLFIFIITLIQFKINEKSSFELD, encoded by the coding sequence ATGAAAGCTACGTCCAAACTGTATCGGACAGAACAAAGAAACGCCTATATTTTCATTGCAGCACCTGTCATAGGATTCCTCATATTTGCTATGGCTCCCCTCATTTATTCTATCTATGGTGCTTTTACTGACTGGGACGGTCTAGGACAAATGAACTTTATTGGACTAGAAAACTTTATTAATGTATTCCAAGATGAGTATTTCTATAAGTCTATGTTTAACACTATTTATATGATGCTGGGAATTCCGATTGGTATTGTGCTGGCATTATTGCTTGCTCTTGCCTTAAACCGAGGAATTCCAGGAACGAATACATTTAGGGTGCTATACTATATTCCAGTTGTATCTTCTATCGCTGCGATCTCTATTTTATGGCAGTGGGCTTACAATGGGGATTACGGGTTAGTAAACCAGTTCCTTGCTCTATTTGGAATTGAAGGTCCAAACTGGCTGCAAAATACTTCTACCGTTAAACCAGCATTAATTATCATGGCAGTTTGGAAGGGTCTAGGCTATACGATGCTTCTATACTTAGCCGCACTGCAAAGCGTACCAAAATCATTTTATGAGGCAGCAAAACTAGACGGTGCTAATGCATTTCAAGCGTTTTGGCATATTACACTGCCAATGGTGAAACCAGTAACATTCTTTATTATTGTCACGAATATTATTGGCGGCGCCCAAATCTTTACTGAGATTAACGTTATGACACCAACAGGCGGTCCTGAATATAGTTCAGCATCCGTTGTATTTTATGTTTGGCAAAAAGCATTTGGTAACTTCCAATTAGGTTATGCATCTGCAATGGCCTTAATACTGGGACTTTTCATCTTTATTATTACCCTAATCCAATTTAAGATAAATGAAAAATCATCCTTTGAATTGGATTAA
- a CDS encoding sugar ABC transporter substrate-binding protein — MSKKFGVMTLLALLIISTILSGCASKESTSGKTKDGKTAITFMFRGQPKELEAYTATVKRFESSHPDVKVTLVQVAPDQYDTKLKAAIAGKKIPDVFFYNPAQVKAYVNSGVLKDITEFVEGSEDVKIDDIWEKGIAKYRFDGETLGEGAIYGLPKDLGPFALGYNKTMFEEAGIPLPDKDKPYSLEQFIEVAQKLTKDKNGDGKNDQFGAGFNIQWALQPIAWSNGADWIDETGTKVTIDTPEFAEAVQWFADQQNKYEITPSIAEAQTLDTYQRWMKGELAFFPVGPWDMATYAEQLKFEYDLIPWPAGKTGKPAAWVGSLGIGVGATTKNAEAAAELAMYLSADQEGQQALVDAQVQLPNSVTVAQEWAADTSIKPANKQEFLDIINDYGRGFPAEKTYTAEWYDEFFKNIQPVLDGKMTAEEYVKEAQPKMQKLLDAAIEQEKKSSK, encoded by the coding sequence ATATCTAAAAAATTCGGAGTTATGACGCTGCTTGCATTATTGATTATCAGTACGATTCTTAGTGGTTGTGCTAGCAAGGAAAGCACCTCAGGTAAGACTAAGGACGGAAAAACAGCCATTACATTTATGTTTAGAGGTCAGCCTAAAGAACTTGAAGCTTATACAGCTACTGTGAAAAGATTTGAATCGTCACATCCAGATGTTAAAGTTACATTGGTTCAAGTTGCTCCAGATCAATATGATACGAAGCTAAAAGCAGCGATTGCTGGTAAGAAGATTCCAGATGTTTTCTTCTATAACCCAGCTCAAGTTAAAGCATATGTTAACTCTGGTGTTTTAAAAGATATTACTGAATTCGTTGAAGGGTCAGAAGATGTTAAAATCGACGATATTTGGGAAAAAGGTATCGCAAAATATCGCTTTGATGGCGAAACACTTGGTGAAGGTGCAATTTACGGATTGCCGAAAGACTTAGGTCCATTTGCATTAGGTTACAACAAAACAATGTTTGAAGAAGCAGGAATTCCACTTCCTGACAAAGATAAGCCTTATTCATTGGAGCAATTCATTGAAGTAGCACAAAAATTAACAAAAGATAAAAACGGCGATGGAAAAAATGATCAATTTGGTGCTGGATTTAACATTCAATGGGCATTACAGCCAATTGCTTGGAGTAATGGTGCAGACTGGATTGATGAAACTGGCACAAAAGTAACGATTGATACTCCTGAATTTGCTGAAGCGGTACAATGGTTTGCAGATCAACAAAATAAATACGAAATCACTCCTTCTATTGCAGAAGCACAAACACTAGATACGTATCAAAGATGGATGAAAGGCGAATTAGCGTTCTTCCCTGTTGGACCATGGGATATGGCAACATATGCAGAACAATTAAAGTTTGAATATGATTTAATTCCATGGCCTGCTGGTAAAACAGGTAAACCTGCTGCTTGGGTTGGATCATTAGGAATCGGTGTAGGAGCTACAACGAAAAATGCAGAAGCAGCTGCTGAGTTAGCAATGTACCTATCTGCTGACCAAGAAGGACAACAAGCATTAGTAGACGCTCAAGTTCAATTGCCAAACAGCGTAACAGTTGCACAAGAATGGGCTGCTGATACATCTATTAAACCTGCAAATAAGCAAGAGTTCTTAGATATTATCAATGATTATGGACGTGGATTCCCTGCTGAAAAGACTTACACAGCTGAATGGTATGATGAATTCTTTAAGAATATCCAGCCAGTTCTTGATGGAAAGATGACAGCTGAAGAATACGTGAAAGAAGCTCAACCTAAGATGCAAAAATTATTAGATGCTGCAATCGAGCAAGAAAAGAAATCTTCTAAGTAA